GTAATTCAATGGTCATATATCCTTTAGAGATACTCAAAGAGGTAATACCGACTTTTTTTGCCATCAACCGCATCTGGAAAAGCTCTAAAAGCCTCTGGACAGGCATTGGGATTTTCCCGTATCTATCCACCAATTCTTCTTTAACTTCTTGTAAGGCATTAAAGTCTTTACAGGATGACAGTTTTTTATAGACGGCATATCGTTGAGCAA
The nucleotide sequence above comes from bacterium. Encoded proteins:
- a CDS encoding TRCF domain-containing protein, with protein sequence AQRYAVYKKLSSCKDFNALQEVKEELVDRYGKIPMPVQRLLELFQMRLMAKKVGITSLSISKGYMTIELPPDEKLIPNVLSLVTTFPEYLTLNPRKTNCLILKWTEEEEGIGFLKEVLRELGDC